A region of Vigna radiata var. radiata cultivar VC1973A unplaced genomic scaffold, Vradiata_ver6 scaffold_48, whole genome shotgun sequence DNA encodes the following proteins:
- the LOC106752819 gene encoding uncharacterized protein LOC106752819 — MNPMPLSMFKKIGEFELKPTRMTLQLVDKSIKYPHGVVKDVLVKVDKFLFPMDFVIMEMEEDTKVPLILGRPFMKIARVLIDVDNGKLKVRVQNEEVNFNVFEAMSHPNDVEACFQIDALDELCLNAEKVALISSPLEKTLIDASKALNEEEENLIDECLTSLDLNAKEKVKD, encoded by the coding sequence ATGAATCCAATGCCTCTCTcaatgtttaagaaaattggagaGTTTGAGTTGAAGCCTACTCGTATGACTCTGCAATTAGTTGACAAATCCATTAAATACCCTCATGGAGTGGTGAAAGATGTACTAGTCAAGGTTGATAAATTTCTCTTCCCTATGGATTTTGTTATAATGGAAATGGAGGAGGATACGAAAGTTCCTCTCATTCTTGGGAGACCATTTATGAAGATTGCAAGAGTGTTAATTGATGTTGATAATGGTAAACTCAAGGTGAGAGTGCAGAATGAAGAAGTAAACTTCAATGTTTTTGAAGCTATGTCCCACCCAAATGATGTTGAAGCATGTTTCCAAATTGATGCATTGGATGAACTATGCTTGAATGCTGAGAAAGTAGCTTTGATTTCATCTCCTCTGGAGAAGACCCTTATAGATGCTTCTAAAGCTCTcaatgaagaggaagaaaatttgattgatgaatGTCTGACTAGCTTGGATTTAAATGCTAAGGAGAAAGTCAAAGATTAA